One genomic segment of Virgibacillus doumboii includes these proteins:
- a CDS encoding ABC transporter ATP-binding protein translates to MAHEMECINVGKEFQGDGVSTHALDDINLTFEEGEFVAIVGPSGSGKSTLLSLLGALDLPTAGEITYGKNPVNKLSQKKLADFRFENIGFIFQQFHLLPTLTALENVMAPLFSRKVPYDKKERAESMLTQVELTDKFDSLPSQLSGGQQQRVAIARALVHEPNWLLADEPTGNLDTHTGDIIFDRLATLNKEKGCGVIFVTHDSELASRADRIVEMKNGKVISDTRSGVHA, encoded by the coding sequence ATGGCACATGAGATGGAGTGTATTAACGTTGGCAAGGAATTTCAGGGGGATGGCGTCAGTACACACGCCCTCGATGATATCAATTTAACGTTTGAAGAAGGGGAGTTTGTAGCAATTGTAGGCCCATCTGGTTCAGGAAAGTCAACCCTGTTAAGTCTTCTGGGGGCGCTTGATCTGCCTACTGCGGGTGAAATTACCTATGGAAAGAATCCTGTCAACAAACTGAGCCAGAAAAAATTGGCCGACTTTCGTTTTGAGAACATCGGATTTATTTTTCAGCAATTTCATCTTCTTCCAACACTTACAGCCTTAGAGAATGTCATGGCCCCATTGTTTTCCCGAAAAGTTCCCTATGACAAAAAAGAACGTGCCGAATCGATGCTGACACAGGTTGAGCTGACGGACAAATTTGATTCGTTGCCATCCCAGCTTTCCGGCGGGCAGCAACAGCGTGTGGCGATTGCCCGCGCCTTAGTCCATGAACCCAACTGGCTTTTGGCTGATGAACCTACCGGGAATCTTGACACCCATACAGGTGATATTATTTTTGACAGATTGGCAACACTGAATAAAGAAAAAGGCTGCGGCGTAATCTTTGTAACACATGATTCTGAACTGGCTTCCCGTGCGGACCGGATTGTTGAGATGAAAAACGGCAAAGTAATCAGTGATACACGAAGCGGGGTTCATGCATAG
- a CDS encoding MFS transporter yields MPNNESTTPLKMLLFCFHATNTIIISYLPLYLEFKGLNGTEIGWVLAVGPLASIFSQPFWGYMSDKYKTVKRVLIICIIGLLISSVLFFQMNGLLAIVLMGAVFYFFTSPIGALGDSMAQRRADVLNISFGTIRTWGSIGFATSTLIVGAILSEIGVQYMIWPYLFFGSMALIVAIRLTDVKVESDPVQLSDIKKLIKNKPFILFLGMIMFLTISHRASDSFIGLYIAELGGSEWLIGLAWFVGVASEAAIFATARYWFRKYHTLIFIIFAGAVYSLRWFMYAVFDDPVYIIALQFLHGVTFGVFYLAAFEYISRLIPNLLQSTGHLVFYAVFFGISGIIGSLGGGVLIDSYGGDTLYFLMGCCALAGTIFLTIYHVMPHRGKARG; encoded by the coding sequence TTGCCAAACAATGAATCAACCACGCCATTAAAAATGCTATTATTCTGCTTTCATGCAACGAATACAATAATCATCAGTTATTTACCATTATATTTGGAATTCAAAGGGTTAAATGGTACTGAAATTGGCTGGGTACTGGCAGTCGGACCATTAGCTTCGATTTTTTCACAACCGTTTTGGGGATATATGAGTGATAAGTACAAAACGGTTAAACGCGTGCTGATTATTTGTATTATCGGATTACTCATAAGCAGTGTATTATTTTTTCAAATGAATGGATTGCTTGCGATAGTACTGATGGGTGCGGTATTTTACTTCTTCACTTCACCGATTGGAGCACTCGGAGACAGTATGGCACAGCGTCGTGCAGATGTGTTAAACATATCATTCGGAACCATCCGGACATGGGGATCAATCGGCTTTGCCACTTCTACTCTTATCGTTGGCGCAATTCTTTCGGAAATTGGTGTTCAGTATATGATTTGGCCCTATTTATTTTTTGGATCAATGGCTTTGATCGTCGCGATTCGTTTAACCGACGTGAAAGTGGAGTCTGATCCGGTACAGCTCAGTGATATAAAAAAATTGATAAAGAATAAACCGTTTATTCTGTTTTTGGGTATGATTATGTTTCTGACAATTTCCCATCGGGCGAGTGACAGTTTTATTGGTTTATATATTGCCGAACTTGGCGGGAGCGAGTGGTTAATCGGCCTTGCATGGTTTGTCGGGGTTGCCAGTGAAGCTGCAATTTTTGCTACCGCCCGCTACTGGTTCAGAAAATATCATACACTTATATTTATTATTTTCGCCGGTGCTGTCTATAGTTTGCGCTGGTTCATGTATGCTGTGTTTGATGACCCCGTCTATATAATAGCCTTACAATTTTTACACGGAGTCACGTTCGGCGTGTTTTATTTGGCAGCATTTGAGTATATAAGCCGATTAATCCCGAATTTGTTGCAGTCGACCGGACATCTGGTATTTTACGCCGTCTTTTTCGGAATATCAGGGATCATCGGCTCACTTGGCGGCGGCGTATTGATCGATTCGTATGGCGGCGATACGTTATACTTTTTAATGGGATGCTGTGCCTTGGCTGGTACTATATTCCTGACGATCTATCATGTAATGCCGCATAGGGGAAAAGCCAGAGGATGA
- a CDS encoding NCS2 family permease, with amino-acid sequence MKKYFRFEELGTNYRTEFMAGLTTFLAMAYILFVNPATLALVGVEELPEGVTRIDQGAVFTATAIAAAVGTLIMGVFAKYPIALAPGMGLNAFFAYTVVLGYGIPWETALAGVLASGLIFIVLTLTGLREKVINAIPGNLKLAVGAGIGVYIAFIGFQNAGIIVGNDATLVGIGDLTSPTVLLAIFGIFVSVILLSLNIKGGIFYGMIITAIAGIIFNLIDPPSGLGGIVGEVPSVAPTFGQAFAHFGDIFTLEMLVVILTFLFVDFFDTAGTLVAVATQAGLMKDNKLPRAGKALFADSAATVAGSIVGTSTTTSYIESTSGVGAGGRTGFASIVTAGFFLLALFFSPLLSVVTAEVTAPALIIVGVLMSSSLKGIDWDQFEIAVPAFLIIVTMPLTYSIATGIAIGFIFYPITMILKGRIKEINPVMYVLLVIFILYFIFLS; translated from the coding sequence ATGAAGAAATACTTTCGCTTTGAAGAGTTAGGCACGAATTATAGAACAGAATTTATGGCAGGGTTAACGACATTTCTGGCAATGGCATATATTTTATTTGTTAATCCGGCAACACTTGCATTAGTAGGTGTTGAGGAATTGCCTGAAGGGGTTACCCGAATTGACCAGGGAGCTGTCTTTACGGCTACAGCGATTGCCGCAGCCGTTGGTACACTGATCATGGGGGTATTTGCTAAATATCCGATTGCACTTGCACCTGGTATGGGATTAAACGCATTTTTTGCTTACACCGTTGTGTTGGGCTACGGAATACCTTGGGAAACAGCACTGGCCGGCGTACTGGCATCCGGACTTATTTTTATCGTTTTAACGCTGACCGGCCTCCGTGAGAAAGTCATTAATGCTATTCCGGGCAATTTAAAGCTGGCAGTCGGCGCCGGAATTGGCGTGTATATCGCATTTATCGGTTTTCAAAATGCAGGAATTATCGTTGGTAATGATGCAACGCTCGTTGGGATAGGCGATTTGACTTCGCCGACAGTGTTGCTTGCTATATTTGGAATTTTTGTATCTGTTATCCTATTGAGCTTGAACATTAAAGGCGGTATTTTCTATGGAATGATTATTACTGCTATTGCGGGAATCATATTTAATCTGATTGATCCGCCATCAGGACTTGGCGGAATCGTTGGTGAGGTGCCGAGCGTAGCACCGACATTCGGTCAGGCATTTGCTCACTTTGGTGATATTTTCACACTTGAAATGCTTGTTGTTATTTTAACTTTCCTGTTTGTTGATTTCTTTGATACTGCTGGAACCCTTGTCGCAGTTGCAACACAGGCTGGATTAATGAAGGATAATAAACTGCCGCGTGCAGGTAAAGCATTGTTTGCCGACTCAGCTGCAACTGTTGCTGGTTCAATTGTTGGTACATCCACAACTACATCGTATATCGAGTCAACATCGGGTGTTGGAGCTGGCGGTCGTACTGGTTTTGCTTCAATCGTTACGGCAGGATTTTTCCTGTTGGCATTATTTTTCTCACCATTATTAAGTGTGGTAACAGCTGAGGTGACAGCACCGGCACTGATTATCGTCGGAGTTCTAATGTCCTCATCCTTAAAAGGAATTGACTGGGATCAGTTTGAGATTGCAGTTCCGGCATTTTTAATCATTGTTACCATGCCATTGACGTACAGCATCGCAACCGGAATCGCAATCGGCTTTATTTTCTATCCGATTACCATGATTTTAAAAGGCCGTATTAAAGAAATAAATCCGGTCATGTATGTGTTACTTGTTATATTCATTTTGTATTTTATTTTCTTGAGCTAG
- the guaA gene encoding glutamine-hydrolyzing GMP synthase, with protein sequence MEHNEMILVLDFGSQYNQLITRRIREHGVYSELHSHKLTADVIRKMNPKGIILSGGPHSVYDENSFRCDKEIFELDIPILGICYGMQLMAMHFGGNVSEAKNREYGKAKIDLTHDPILFKDSPKNQTVWMSHGDKVLEVPDSFQIDATSPSTPVAAMSNHSQNLYGVQFHPEVRHSEYGNHLLKQFVFDVCGCNAEWTIGNFIDMEVEKIQAKVGDRKVLCALSGGVDSSVVAALIHKAIGDQLTCIFVDHGLLRKNEADDVMTVFADDFNMNIIKIDAADRFLSKLKGVDDPEQKRKIIGNEFIYVFDDEAEKLKDIDFLAQGTLYTDIIESGTETAQTIKSHHNVGGLPENMQFELIEPLNTLFKDEVRELGLQLGIPERIVWRQPFPGPGLAIRVLGEVTEEKLKIVRESDAILREEIAAAGLERDIWQYFTVLPDIRSVGVMGDSRTYDYTIGIRAVTSIDGMTSDWARIPWDVLEKISTRIVNDVEHINRVVYDVTSKPPATIEWE encoded by the coding sequence ATGGAACATAATGAAATGATTTTAGTGCTGGACTTTGGCAGTCAGTACAATCAGCTGATCACAAGACGAATTAGAGAACATGGCGTGTACAGTGAATTGCACTCCCATAAATTAACTGCAGATGTCATCAGGAAAATGAATCCAAAGGGAATTATTTTATCCGGCGGGCCGCATAGTGTTTACGATGAAAACAGCTTCCGTTGTGATAAAGAAATATTTGAATTGGATATCCCTATCCTCGGTATTTGCTACGGAATGCAGCTGATGGCAATGCATTTTGGCGGAAATGTATCCGAAGCAAAAAATCGTGAGTATGGAAAAGCGAAGATTGATCTGACGCATGATCCGATATTGTTTAAGGATTCGCCAAAAAATCAAACGGTTTGGATGAGTCATGGCGATAAAGTTTTGGAAGTTCCTGATTCTTTTCAAATCGATGCAACAAGTCCGTCCACACCGGTCGCAGCCATGAGCAATCATAGTCAGAACCTGTACGGTGTGCAATTCCATCCGGAAGTCCGCCATTCAGAATATGGCAATCATCTGTTGAAACAGTTTGTTTTTGACGTATGCGGTTGTAATGCAGAATGGACAATCGGAAATTTCATTGATATGGAAGTCGAAAAAATTCAGGCAAAAGTCGGCGACAGAAAAGTGTTGTGTGCCTTGAGTGGCGGCGTCGATTCATCAGTCGTTGCAGCCCTTATTCATAAAGCAATCGGTGATCAGCTGACATGCATTTTTGTTGATCATGGACTATTGCGAAAAAATGAAGCGGACGATGTGATGACTGTTTTTGCGGATGATTTTAATATGAATATTATTAAAATCGATGCAGCTGACAGGTTCCTGTCCAAGTTGAAAGGTGTGGACGATCCGGAACAGAAGCGTAAAATAATCGGTAATGAGTTTATTTATGTGTTTGATGACGAAGCAGAAAAGTTAAAAGATATTGACTTTCTGGCACAGGGTACGCTTTATACCGATATTATTGAAAGTGGAACAGAGACTGCCCAGACGATAAAATCACATCATAATGTTGGAGGGCTTCCTGAGAATATGCAGTTCGAATTAATCGAGCCGCTGAATACGTTGTTTAAAGACGAGGTTCGTGAACTGGGATTGCAGCTTGGAATACCGGAAAGAATTGTTTGGCGACAGCCGTTTCCTGGACCGGGTCTGGCAATCCGTGTACTCGGTGAAGTAACGGAAGAGAAATTGAAGATTGTTCGGGAGTCCGATGCTATTTTGCGTGAGGAAATCGCTGCTGCGGGATTAGAACGGGATATTTGGCAATACTTTACCGTGCTTCCTGATATTCGAAGTGTTGGCGTTATGGGAGATTCCCGGACATATGATTATACAATCGGGATTCGGGCAGTTACTTCCATCGATGGTATGACCTCAGATTGGGCAAGGATTCCATGGGATGTGTTGGAAAAAATATCGACTAGAATTGTTAACGATGTCGAGCACATTAACCGTGTTGTCTATGATGTAACAAGTAAGCCACCAGCAACAATCGAATGGGAATAA
- a CDS encoding DUF4129 domain-containing transglutaminase family protein produces the protein MKSKLPLLYTSILYICAFVLFLEWLYPVNAIGDVNNLTVFILFTVFCFFISILQVKWWISMLLKGFGLAFIINSLFFTESVLSKLWFKQVFTEIGFNINALFSQQWYDLTPMFRSVLFLLLIWLMSYLLHYWFIVMKRIFFFILLTFIYLTILDTFTVYDADTAIIRTFIISFAALGMTNFFKEIDREAIRFSWLKSSAVWAVPLIAVVLFSTLVGYAAPKFDPQWPDPVPFIKSAAENAGSSGNGGSVVQKVGYGTNDSRLGGSFIQDYTPVFEAKAKEEHYWRVETKDVYTGKGWEKSAEPSYELQQNNNISLETFSDSVETEELTTTLEFQGNNEMNKLVYPYGITEVATTSAPDIQFQVDSQFGEIRTQREGNDYRANSYSITYERPSFAIDKLREASIEDPKQIFDRYTQLPDSLPDRVGELAAEITAEDDNRFDKARAIESYFSRNGFTYQISNVPVPGEDQDYVDQFLFESKVGYCDNYSTSMVVLLRSLDIPARWVKGFTSGEVIEQGATSDDHDVYEVTNANAHSWVEVYFPGSGWVPFEPTQGFSNLTDFHFNPDETQQEDTTTTPETDTEQQQRQPEEIEPETSTQSESSSSAGMEVNWWYVLIGIAVVAIVTFILYITRFRWKAVYYYRRFKYNSNEKTFQSAYHYLLNVLAHKGLPKKTDQTLREYSKRVDLRYDTNAMKQLTSHYESILYKNEMDDQETTNLSQLWKYLMKQIMT, from the coding sequence ATGAAATCCAAACTTCCACTACTATACACCTCTATTTTATATATTTGTGCGTTTGTGTTATTTCTCGAATGGCTGTACCCGGTAAATGCGATTGGTGATGTAAATAATCTGACCGTTTTTATTTTATTTACAGTTTTTTGTTTTTTTATTTCAATCCTTCAGGTCAAATGGTGGATTTCCATGCTGTTAAAAGGATTTGGCCTTGCATTTATTATTAATAGTCTGTTTTTTACAGAATCTGTTTTAAGTAAATTATGGTTCAAACAAGTATTCACGGAAATCGGCTTTAATATAAATGCCCTGTTTTCACAACAATGGTATGATCTGACACCGATGTTCCGCAGCGTTTTATTCCTGCTTCTAATTTGGTTAATGAGTTATCTGCTGCACTATTGGTTTATAGTAATGAAACGGATATTCTTTTTTATCCTGCTGACGTTTATTTATTTAACGATACTGGATACGTTTACGGTCTATGATGCAGATACGGCAATTATTCGTACGTTCATCATTTCGTTTGCAGCACTGGGTATGACAAACTTTTTCAAAGAAATTGATCGGGAAGCTATTCGCTTTTCCTGGCTAAAAAGTTCAGCAGTTTGGGCAGTTCCGCTAATCGCTGTGGTTCTGTTTTCAACATTAGTTGGTTATGCCGCACCAAAGTTTGATCCACAATGGCCCGACCCGGTACCGTTTATAAAAAGTGCAGCCGAAAATGCGGGAAGCTCCGGTAATGGTGGGTCAGTAGTTCAGAAAGTCGGCTACGGGACTAATGACTCCAGACTTGGCGGTTCATTTATTCAGGACTACACTCCGGTATTTGAGGCAAAAGCAAAAGAGGAACATTATTGGCGTGTAGAAACAAAAGATGTTTATACAGGTAAAGGCTGGGAAAAGTCAGCCGAGCCAAGTTATGAATTGCAGCAAAATAATAATATTTCACTGGAGACATTTTCAGATAGTGTGGAGACAGAGGAATTAACCACAACTCTGGAGTTTCAGGGGAACAATGAGATGAACAAATTGGTATACCCATATGGAATAACTGAGGTTGCCACAACATCAGCCCCTGACATTCAGTTTCAGGTGGATAGTCAATTTGGAGAAATCCGGACACAACGGGAGGGGAATGATTACCGCGCGAATAGTTATTCGATTACCTATGAGCGGCCGTCATTTGCCATCGATAAATTACGTGAGGCAAGTATAGAGGATCCCAAACAAATATTTGACAGGTACACCCAATTGCCGGATTCTTTACCGGACCGGGTTGGCGAACTGGCAGCAGAAATTACTGCGGAGGACGATAACCGTTTTGATAAAGCAAGGGCAATCGAATCCTATTTCAGCAGAAACGGTTTTACGTACCAGATTAGTAATGTTCCTGTGCCAGGTGAAGATCAGGACTATGTAGATCAGTTTCTGTTCGAATCAAAGGTAGGATATTGTGATAATTACTCCACTTCGATGGTAGTACTGCTCAGGTCATTGGACATCCCTGCACGATGGGTGAAAGGCTTTACCAGTGGTGAAGTAATTGAACAGGGCGCTACTTCAGACGACCATGACGTCTATGAAGTAACAAATGCAAACGCACATTCATGGGTTGAAGTATATTTTCCTGGCAGTGGCTGGGTTCCATTTGAGCCGACACAAGGTTTTTCCAATTTAACTGATTTTCATTTCAACCCTGATGAGACACAGCAGGAGGATACAACAACCACTCCAGAAACGGACACAGAACAGCAGCAAAGACAACCGGAAGAAATTGAGCCGGAAACATCAACACAATCTGAAAGCAGCAGCTCAGCCGGCATGGAAGTGAATTGGTGGTATGTCCTTATCGGAATTGCTGTTGTGGCTATTGTTACATTTATTTTGTATATAACACGATTCCGCTGGAAAGCCGTTTATTACTATAGGCGATTTAAATATAACAGTAATGAAAAAACATTCCAGAGTGCTTATCACTATCTGCTTAACGTGTTAGCGCATAAAGGATTGCCGAAAAAAACCGATCAGACATTACGTGAGTATTCCAAACGCGTGGATCTGCGTTATGATACCAACGCTATGAAACAGTTAACGAGTCATTACGAAAGTATTTTGTATAAAAATGAAATGGATGATCAGGAAACGACCAATTTAAGCCAATTATGGAAATATTTAATGAAGCAAATAATGACTTGA
- a CDS encoding DUF58 domain-containing protein — protein MKGILRFIGKLAFVVLLLLLLFSFAMFQGGFVSWFLFFAYTPIFLYHIGLLFYPIKNWQVTRKLSNHVVRAGDRVAVKVKINRSFPYPLYYCICEEVFPVTLQRMDSHNEKYRYMDQPGKLQVNRKIKKIVFPGFKREIELPYYIEQVPRGEHQLQFVRIRIGDVFGFVKKEHVFKVPDQIVAFPNERPVHISESINSFEQGSVSSYAMNLKNTNVATGIREYMPGDKFSWIDWKQTAKKNTIITKEFEQEKSTDTMVILDASHYHGMNDLAFEAAIELTTSLLETIRKQSQVGFLSIGSETSYFPLHHDPAKRDLIRQHLTRVQPSGDHPFSVKLKEELAKVSSGVNMIVVTTHMDVSFQETIQKAKQRTKRVIVLFIQSSALITRNEHHIIQQLRFEGVVINMITEKQLVQHMIEVNVS, from the coding sequence ATGAAAGGCATTCTCAGATTTATTGGCAAATTAGCTTTTGTCGTACTCCTGTTACTGCTTTTATTTTCATTTGCCATGTTCCAGGGTGGTTTTGTAAGCTGGTTTTTATTCTTTGCGTATACGCCTATTTTTCTTTACCATATCGGTTTGTTGTTTTATCCGATTAAAAACTGGCAGGTTACACGGAAACTCTCCAATCATGTAGTCCGGGCCGGCGATCGGGTGGCCGTTAAAGTGAAGATTAATCGATCATTTCCATACCCGCTGTACTATTGTATTTGTGAAGAAGTTTTCCCGGTTACATTGCAGCGGATGGATAGTCATAATGAGAAATACCGTTACATGGATCAACCGGGTAAATTACAGGTGAACCGGAAAATAAAGAAGATTGTTTTTCCGGGATTTAAACGGGAGATTGAATTGCCATATTATATTGAACAGGTCCCTCGCGGTGAGCACCAGCTTCAGTTCGTGCGTATCAGGATTGGGGATGTATTTGGCTTTGTCAAAAAAGAACATGTATTTAAAGTGCCGGACCAAATTGTGGCATTTCCGAATGAACGGCCTGTACACATATCCGAAAGCATCAATAGTTTTGAACAAGGTTCGGTTTCTTCGTATGCAATGAATTTGAAAAATACAAATGTGGCAACAGGCATCCGTGAGTACATGCCGGGAGATAAGTTTTCCTGGATTGACTGGAAACAAACAGCAAAAAAGAATACCATCATCACAAAGGAATTTGAACAGGAAAAAAGTACGGATACAATGGTTATTTTGGATGCCAGTCATTATCATGGTATGAATGATCTGGCGTTTGAAGCGGCGATTGAGCTTACAACGTCACTCCTGGAAACAATCCGGAAGCAATCACAGGTGGGATTTCTGTCAATAGGCAGTGAAACCTCCTATTTTCCACTTCACCATGATCCTGCAAAAAGGGATCTGATCCGGCAGCATCTTACAAGGGTGCAGCCAAGTGGAGATCATCCGTTTTCGGTAAAACTGAAAGAAGAATTGGCTAAAGTCTCATCCGGAGTAAATATGATCGTGGTTACAACTCATATGGATGTTTCTTTTCAGGAAACAATTCAGAAAGCAAAACAACGCACAAAACGGGTGATTGTCCTGTTTATCCAGTCATCCGCACTGATTACACGCAATGAGCACCATATTATTCAGCAGCTTCGTTTTGAGGGAGTTGTTATTAACATGATAACCGAAAAACAATTAGTTCAACATATGATTGAGGTGAATGTATCATGA
- a CDS encoding AAA family ATPase translates to MMQETAVNNERIEKVLTNINKVMIGKEEAATLSLVALLSQGHVLLEDVPGVGKTMLVRTLAKSLDCDFRRIQFTPDLLPSDVTGVSIYNPKEMEFEFRGGPILGNIVLADEINRTSPKTQSALLEGMEEKNVTVDGNTIPLKQPFFVMATQNPIEYEGTYPLPEAQLDRFILKLKMGYPSTEQELQMLELTSKDHPIETISAVINKEELISIQEEVKDIYIDKSVQTYIINLVTGTRNSSNIYLGVSPRGSIALMKAAKAYAYIDGRDYVLPDDVKYLAPFVLGHRIILTSEAKYDGLTNEEVIDNVVKNTHIPIRKEFN, encoded by the coding sequence ATGATGCAAGAAACCGCAGTTAATAATGAAAGGATCGAAAAAGTCTTAACGAATATAAATAAAGTTATGATTGGCAAGGAAGAAGCCGCCACATTGAGTTTAGTAGCACTACTTTCCCAGGGGCATGTCCTGCTTGAGGATGTTCCGGGTGTTGGAAAGACGATGCTTGTACGAACGTTGGCGAAATCGTTGGACTGTGATTTTAGAAGAATTCAGTTCACTCCGGATTTATTGCCTTCAGATGTAACAGGGGTATCGATTTATAACCCGAAAGAGATGGAGTTCGAGTTCCGCGGTGGTCCAATCCTCGGTAATATTGTGCTTGCCGATGAAATTAACCGTACATCCCCGAAAACACAATCGGCACTGCTCGAAGGAATGGAAGAAAAAAATGTAACTGTTGATGGCAATACCATTCCATTGAAACAACCGTTTTTTGTAATGGCAACACAAAACCCAATCGAATATGAAGGAACCTACCCACTTCCAGAAGCCCAGCTTGACCGTTTTATTTTAAAACTTAAAATGGGATACCCTTCAACCGAGCAAGAACTGCAAATGCTTGAACTTACATCCAAAGACCATCCAATCGAAACAATTTCTGCTGTCATCAATAAAGAAGAATTGATATCCATCCAGGAAGAAGTAAAAGATATTTATATCGATAAAAGTGTGCAAACGTATATTATAAATCTAGTAACTGGAACGCGTAATAGCAGCAATATTTACCTCGGGGTCAGCCCGCGTGGATCGATTGCATTGATGAAAGCTGCCAAAGCTTATGCGTACATCGACGGACGTGACTACGTTCTGCCTGACGATGTGAAATATTTGGCGCCGTTCGTTTTAGGTCATCGCATCATCTTAACTTCAGAGGCAAAATATGACGGCCTGACAAACGAAGAAGTTATCGATAACGTGGTAAAAAATACACATATTCCGATTCGAAAGGAATTTAATTAA
- a CDS encoding amidase has product MNLQSYLAMDATEMAELVQSKQVTPAELLECSFEQLDKLNPSLNAVVHNRKERATVEAKKHRYTMGAFSGVPSLLKNLSHSMEGEPVDSGSRLLKSSVAGHDSNFVKKLRDAGLLFIGHTNAPEFGLKNITEPEVHGATRNPWNMEYSPGGSSGGAAAAVASGIVPVAGASDGGGSIRIPASFTGLFGLKPTRGRTPVGPGVGRQWQGAAIDFVLSRSVRDSAAMLDILQVVQPEAAFQTPLFSGSYKENRKREFAKPLRIAYTMKSPVGTPVSDDARQAVWKTVKWLESEGHIVEERDNDVDGIQLMKDYYLMNSGEIAALVKKLENSIGKPLTADDVEIETWLLNVAGKSVSAAEFSASLASWDVAAAKMATFHEIYDFYMTPATAYTAPKVGELTQSVNEQEKLCARIVESDKSEQQELIYEMFLPSLTYTPFTQLANLTGQPAMSVPVHVSEEGLPLGVQVMAGKGREDQLLQLAHQLEQSDIWIGVKGNPILQYKIEQNY; this is encoded by the coding sequence ATGAATCTTCAATCCTATTTAGCAATGGATGCAACTGAAATGGCAGAATTGGTTCAATCAAAACAAGTAACACCTGCAGAGCTCCTGGAATGCAGCTTTGAACAACTGGACAAGCTGAATCCATCGTTGAACGCGGTAGTCCATAATCGAAAAGAGCGGGCAACTGTTGAGGCAAAAAAACATAGGTATACTATGGGCGCATTTTCAGGGGTGCCATCGTTGCTGAAGAACCTTTCCCATTCAATGGAAGGGGAGCCAGTTGATTCCGGGTCAAGGTTATTAAAGTCATCGGTAGCCGGGCATGATTCTAATTTTGTAAAAAAACTGCGTGACGCCGGGCTATTATTTATAGGGCATACGAACGCACCGGAATTCGGACTTAAAAACATTACTGAACCTGAAGTACACGGCGCAACACGAAATCCATGGAATATGGAATACTCCCCGGGCGGATCAAGCGGTGGTGCTGCCGCGGCAGTTGCATCTGGTATTGTTCCGGTTGCAGGCGCTAGTGATGGTGGAGGTTCAATCCGAATTCCGGCTTCTTTTACCGGGTTGTTCGGATTAAAGCCTACCCGCGGCCGTACACCTGTAGGTCCGGGAGTGGGAAGACAATGGCAGGGAGCTGCAATCGATTTTGTGCTTAGCCGCAGTGTCCGGGACAGTGCGGCAATGCTTGATATATTACAGGTCGTTCAGCCTGAAGCGGCATTCCAGACACCATTATTTTCAGGCAGCTATAAGGAAAACAGGAAAAGGGAATTTGCGAAACCACTCCGGATTGCCTATACGATGAAATCTCCAGTCGGGACACCTGTTTCTGATGATGCACGACAGGCTGTGTGGAAAACGGTTAAGTGGCTGGAAAGTGAAGGGCATATCGTTGAGGAGCGGGACAATGATGTGGACGGCATCCAGTTAATGAAAGATTATTATTTAATGAACAGCGGTGAAATAGCTGCACTTGTGAAAAAACTGGAAAATAGTATTGGCAAACCGCTCACCGCTGATGATGTCGAGATAGAAACATGGCTGTTGAATGTGGCAGGAAAATCAGTCTCAGCAGCGGAGTTTTCAGCAAGCCTGGCATCGTGGGACGTTGCAGCGGCAAAAATGGCAACTTTCCATGAAATATATGATTTTTATATGACACCTGCAACAGCATATACTGCCCCCAAGGTTGGTGAGCTGACTCAATCTGTGAATGAGCAGGAGAAACTATGTGCCCGGATTGTCGAATCAGACAAATCGGAACAGCAGGAACTCATTTATGAGATGTTTTTGCCAAGTCTAACGTACACACCGTTTACACAGTTGGCAAATCTCACTGGACAACCGGCAATGTCGGTACCCGTTCATGTTTCCGAAGAAGGTCTTCCACTGGGAGTTCAGGTAATGGCTGGAAAAGGCAGGGAGGATCAGTTGTTGCAACTGGCTCATCAGCTGGAACAATCAGATATATGGATTGGAGTGAAAGGAAATCCGATATTGCAGTATAAAATAGAACAAAACTATTAA